From a region of the Corvus cornix cornix isolate S_Up_H32 chromosome 2, ASM73873v5, whole genome shotgun sequence genome:
- the LOC104692596 gene encoding 1-phosphatidylinositol 4,5-bisphosphate phosphodiesterase gamma-1-like: MSMARLNSVNGFLEDARMEPGDMGRILRCLEMGTVLTLFYQKKSQRPERRTFQVKLETRQIIWSRTPEKVEGDIDIREIKEIRLGKNSRDFERYPEDARKLDFTMCFIILYGMDFRLRTLSVAAFCEEDINLWITGLNWLVADTQRAQTPLQIERWLRKQFDGMDRAREGSITVKDLKAMLPQVNYRVPNMRFLRDKLVEVEARNEMTFSHFIQFYKNLMFDAQKSVIEQLELSFPLRNVDRPELCQVSLYDFQKFLLHDQKESWASDVGLVRDYMCSYLKESSNEASDPSFQLDEFLTYLFSKENMVMDAKYERVVPEEMNHPLSQYWISSSHNTYLTGDQFSSESSLEAYARCLRMGCRCIELDCWDGPDDLPIIYHGHTLTSKIKFLDVLHTIKEHAFVTSEFPVILSIEDHCSIVQQRNMASHFKKVFGDMLLTKPVDINADELPSPTQLKKKILIKHKKLVEGNLYEEVSTASYSENDISNSIKNGILYLEDPIDHTWSPHYFVLTSNKIYYSEETSRYQFNEDEEEVEQKEEFNNNELHFTEKWFHGKLGGGRDGRQIAEKLLHEYCTETGGKDGTFLVRESETFVGDYTLSFWRSSRVQHCRIHSRQEAGATKFYLTDNLVFDSLYSLICHYREVPLRCNEFEMRLTDPVPQPNAHESKEWYHASLTRLQAEHMLMRVPRDGAFLVRKRSEPNSYAISFRAEGKIKHCRIQQEGRLFMLGSSAEFESLVDLISYYEKHPLYRKMKLRYPINEETLEKMGTTELDYGALYEVRTPHFYVEANKMPMARCTVKALYDYKAQREDELSFCKQAIIHNVDKQDGGWWRGDYGGKKQLWFPANYVEEIVGTQGQEQDEASSENSPLGNFLKGFIDVPSCHIVISKDGRSSKPFVFTIHSQQMSHAAQSLDVAADTQEELSEWVAKIREATQNADARMQEGKIMERRKKIALELSELVVYCRPVPFDEDKIGTDKACYRDMSSFPETKAEKYANRSKGKKFLQYNRRQLSRIYPKGQRLDSSNYDPLPMWICGSQLVALNFQTPDKPMQLNQALFMLGGRSGYVLQPDIMRDETFDPFDKNSLKIVEPITVQLQILGARHLPKNGRSIVCPFVEVEVCGSEYDNSKNKTDVVADNGFNPVWLFKQFVFDINNPEFAFLRFVVYEEDMFSDPNFLAQATFPVKGLKTGYRSVPLKNSYTEDLELASLLIHIEIINAKEEDEENLYSSIQQLRDRASELSSQVSGYERTNGCDSRYQQRLDELRAAQERLMELTEVRNRKLMEKKKRDRQMVTKRS, encoded by the exons ATGTCCATGGCCAGGCTCAACAGCGTCAATGGCTTCTTGGAGGACGCCAGGATGGAGCCGGGGGACATGGGCAGGATCCTGCGCTGCCTGGAGATGGGCACCGTCCTCACCTTGTTCTACCAGAAGAAGTCGCAGAGGCCGGAGAGAAGAACCTTCCAGGTGAAGCTGGAGACGCGCCAGATCATCTGGAGCAGGACACCCGAGAAGGTGGAGGGGGACA TCGACATTCGGGAGATCAAGGAGATCCGCCTGGGAAAGAATTCCCGGGATTTCGAGCGCTACCCCGAGGATGCTCGCAAGCTGGACTTCACCATGTGCTTCATCATCCTCTATGGGATGGACTTCAGGCTGCGGACGCTCAGCGTGGCTG ctttcTGCGAGGAGGACATCAACCTGTGGATAACGGGGCTCAACTGGCTGGTGGCTGACACCCAGAGAGCCCAGACCCCGCTGCAGATTGAGAG gtgGCTACGGAAGCAGTTTGATGGGATGGACCGAGCACGGGAAGGCAG CATCACGGTGAAGGACCTGAAGGCGATGTTGCCCCAGGTTAACTACCGAGTTCCCAACATGAGATTCCTGAGGGATAAACTCGTG GAAGTGGAAGCCAGGAATGAGATGACTTTTTCCCACTTCATCCAGTTCTACAAAAACCTGATGTTTGATGCCCAGAAGTCG gTCATCGAGCAGCTGGAGCTCTCCTTCCCCCTGCG GAACGTGGACCGCCCCGAGCTGTGCCAAGTGTCCCTCTACGACTTCCAGAAGTTCCTGCTGCACGACCAGAAG GAATCCTGGGCCAGTGACGTGGGCTTGGTGCGGGACTACATGTGCTCCTACCTCAAGGAGAGCTCCAACGAGGCGTCGGATCCCTCCTTCCAGCTGGATGAG TTCCTCACATACCTCTTCTCCAAGGAAAACATGGTGATGGATGCTAAGTACGAGCGCGTTGTGCCCGAGGAGATGAACCACCCCTTGTCCCAGTACTGGATCTCCTCATCCCACAACAC GTACCTGACAGGAGATCAGTTCTCCAGTGAGTCCTCCCTGGAAGCGTATGCCCGGTGCCTGAGGATGGGCTGCCGCTGCATCGAGC tggATTGCTGGGATGGCCCGGATGATCTCCCCATCATCTACCATGGCCACACGCTCACCTCCAAGATCAAATTCCTGGATGTGCTGCACACCATCAAGGAACACGCCTTTGTCACCTCCGA GTTCCCTGTCATCCTCTCCATCGAGGACCACTGCAGCATCGTCCAGCAGAGGAACATGGCCTCCCACTTCAAGAAGGTTTTTGGGGACATGCTCCTCACCAAGCCAGTGGACATCAACGCCGATGAGTTGCCCTCGCCCACCCAGCTCAAGAAGAAAATCCTAATCAAG CACAAGAAACTGGTCGAAGGGAACCTGTACGAGGAGGTCTCCACCGCCAGTTACTCAGAGAACGACATCAGCAACTCCATCAAGAATGGAATTCTCTACCTTGAAGACCCCATCGACCAC acCTGGAGCCCTCATTATTTTGTGCTGACAAGCAACAAGATTTACTACTCGGAGGAGACATCCCGCTACCAGTTCAACGAGGATGAAGAGGAAGTGGAGCAAAAGGAG GAGTTCAACAACAACGAGCTGCACTTCACGGAGAAGTGGTTCCATGGGAAGCTCGGGGGTGGCCGTGACGGGCGACAGATCGCGGAGAAGCTGCTGCACGAGTACTGCACCGAGACGGGCGGCAAGGACGGCACCTTCCTGGTGCGCGAGAGCGAGACCTTCGTGGGAGACTACACCCTGTCCTTCTG GAGGTCCAGCCGCGTGCAGCACTGCCGGATCCACTCGCGGCAGGAGGCTGGGGCCACCAAGTTCTACCTGACGGACAACCTGGTCTTCGACAGCCTCTACAGCCTCATCTGCCACTACAGGGAGGTGCCGCTGCGCTGCAACGAGTTCGAGATGCGCCTCACCGACCCCGTCCCCCAACCAAACGCCCATGAGAGCAAAGA GTGGTACCACGCCAGCTTGACGCGTCTCCAGGCCGAGCACATGCTGATGCGGGTCCCGCGGGATGGAGCATTCCTGGTGCGGAAGCGCAGTGAACCCAACTCCTATGCCATCTCCTTCCG ggcagaggggaagatCAAGCACTGCCGCATCCAGCAGGAAGGGCGGCTCTTCATGCTGGGCAGCTCGGCCGAGTTCGAGAGCCTTGTGGACCTCATCAGCTACTACGAGAAGCACCCGCTCTACCGCAAGATGAAGCTGCGCTACCCCATCAATGAGGAGACCCTGGAGAAGATGGGCACCACT GAGCTGGACTATGGAGCCCTGTATGAGGTGCGGACCCCCCATTTCTACGTAGAGGCCAACAAGATGCCAATGGCCAGG TGCACGGTGAAGGCTCTGTATGACTACAAGGCACAACGGGAGGATGAGCTGTCGTTCTGCAAACAGGCCATCATCCACAACGTGGACAAGCAGGACGGCGGCTG GTGGCGGGGGGACTACGGGGGCAAGAAGCAGCTCTGGTTCCCGGCCAACTACGTGGAGGAGATCGTCGGCacccaggggcaggagcaggatgaggcC TCATCAGAAAACAGCCCCCTGGGGAACTTCCTGAAGGGCTTCATTGATGTCCCATCCTGCCACATCG TTATCTCCAAAGACGGGAGGAGCTCCAAACCATTTGTCTTCACCATCCATTCCCAGCAGATGTCCCACGCAGCCCAGTCACTGGACGTGGCCGCGGACACGCAGGAGGAACTCAGCGAGTGGGTGGCCAAGATCCGGGAGGCCACGCAGAACGCCGACGCCAGG ATGCAAGAAGGGAAGATCATGGAACGGAGGAAGAAGATCGCACTGGAGCTCTCGGAGCTCGTCGTGTATTGCCGGCCGGTGCCGTTCGATGAGGACA AGATTGGCACGGACAAGGCGTGTTACCGGGACATGTCCTCCTTCCCGGAGACCAAGGCGGAGAAATACGCCAACCGCAGCAAGGGCAAGAAGTTCCTGCAGTACAACCGCCGCCAGCTCAGCCGCATCTATCCCAAAGGACAGCGCCTGGACTCCTCCAACTATGACCCGCTGCCCATGTGGATCTGCGGGAGCCAACTTGTGGCCCTCAACTTCCAGACGCCCG ACAAACCGATGCAGCTGAACCAGGCGCTCTTCATGCTTGGTGGCCGCAGCGGCTACGTCCTGCAGCCAGACATCATGAGGGACGAGACCTTCGACCCCTTTGACAAGAACAGCCTGAAGATTGTGGAGCCCATCACAGTCCAGCTGCAG ATCCTTGGTGCCCGGCACCTGCCCAAGAACGGGAGGAGCATCGTGTGCCCCTTTGTGGAGGTGGAGGTTTGTGGCTCCGAGTATGACAACAGCAAGAACAAGACAGATGTTGTAG CTGACAATGGCTTCAACCCTGTCTGGCTCTTCAAGCAGTTTGTCTTCGACATCAACAACCCTGAGTTCGCCTTCCTCCGCTTTGTGGTGTACGAGGAAGACATGTTCAGTGACCCCAACTTCTTGGCACAAGCCACATTCCCCGTCAAGGGCCTCAAAACAG GCTACCGGTCGGTGCCGTTGAAGAACAGCTACACCGAGGACCTGGAGCTCGCCTCCCTCCTCATCCACATCGAGATCATCAACGCCAAG gaggaagatgaggagaaCCTCTACTCATCCATCCAGCAGCTCCGGGACCGTGCCAGCGAGCTCTCCAGCCAGGTCTCCGGCTATGAGCGCACCAACGGCTGCGATTCCCGCTACCAGCAGCGCCTGGATGAGCTCCGGGCAGCCCAGGAGCGGCTCATGGAGCTCACTGAAGTCCGCAACCGCAA GTTgatggagaagaagaagagggaCCGGCAGATGGTCACCAAACgcagctga